The following are encoded together in the Flavobacteriales bacterium genome:
- a CDS encoding DUF4270 domain-containing protein has translation MKRIAKIAGLAVLVGLLSCEKDVTSIGVDIQPPDDRLNIGKTDTLRLTAYRLPDDLTATSTLFRSPLGQMNDPVFGFTKADFFTQVRLPSNNVLFDNNPICDSVKLFIKFDDPGMYGPADEPNALGITIYEMNEKMESTADTFYFSNRSFDYNPIPLLDTLFVPGLTDTLSSGEERPDTMELRLPASVGQYILNGTEDELLNNANFSEYFKGLHITSNVSSEMFYLDMPSSATRMTIYYHDDELDSLSYSLTFNSNAQRSNRFYHDYSSTQLSVKPVDTTGYGEKELYVQGLNGMRTAIRIPGLENLRDCTLVINQALIEFPIVPGSNAVWEEAGNMVLLRLDSNGDTQTILDQAQGNDHFMGGFNSSENKYTFNIARHVHSVINGDAPNEPLVLVVSGNAIRANRAVLNGSDPELFEENRMKLILTYTKP, from the coding sequence ATGAAGCGCATTGCAAAAATCGCTGGCCTCGCCGTTTTGGTGGGGCTTCTTTCTTGTGAAAAGGACGTTACCAGCATCGGGGTGGATATTCAGCCGCCCGATGATCGGTTGAATATCGGAAAGACCGATACGCTTAGGTTGACCGCCTATCGACTTCCCGATGACCTGACGGCAACGTCGACCCTGTTCCGATCGCCGTTGGGGCAAATGAACGACCCCGTTTTTGGTTTCACCAAGGCGGATTTCTTTACTCAGGTTCGTTTGCCGAGCAATAATGTATTGTTCGACAACAACCCGATATGCGATTCGGTCAAGTTGTTCATCAAATTCGACGATCCCGGGATGTACGGTCCTGCCGATGAACCAAATGCTCTGGGGATTACGATTTACGAAATGAACGAAAAAATGGAAAGTACGGCCGATACTTTCTATTTCTCGAACCGAAGTTTTGATTACAACCCCATTCCGTTGCTCGACACCTTGTTCGTACCCGGTTTGACCGATACACTGTCGTCCGGAGAAGAAAGGCCCGACACCATGGAGCTGCGATTACCGGCTTCGGTGGGTCAGTATATCCTCAACGGTACGGAAGATGAACTTTTGAACAATGCGAATTTCAGTGAGTACTTCAAGGGCCTGCACATTACCTCGAACGTATCGTCCGAGATGTTCTATCTCGACATGCCGAGTTCGGCCACGCGCATGACCATCTATTATCACGACGATGAACTAGATAGTTTGAGCTACAGCCTGACCTTTAACAGCAATGCTCAGCGATCGAACCGATTCTATCACGATTACAGCAGTACTCAGCTAAGTGTAAAACCCGTTGATACGACCGGATACGGCGAAAAGGAATTGTACGTTCAAGGATTGAACGGGATGCGAACGGCCATTAGGATCCCGGGACTCGAAAACTTGCGCGACTGTACCTTAGTCATTAATCAGGCCTTGATCGAGTTTCCTATTGTTCCCGGCAGTAATGCTGTTTGGGAAGAGGCGGGTAACATGGTGTTGTTGCGGCTCGACAGCAACGGGGATACCCAAACCATCTTGGATCAAGCTCAAGGGAATGATCATTTTATGGGAGGGTTCAATTCTTCCGAGAATAAGTATACCTTTAACATCGCTCGACATGTTCATTCCGTGATCAACGGAGATGCGCCAAACGAACCGTTGGTGCTCGTTGTTTCCGGAAATGCCATTAGAGCGAATCGCGCTGTGTTGAACGGTTCTGATCCGGAGTTATTTGAGGAGAACCGAATGAAATTGATTCTGACATACA
- the panC gene encoding pantoate--beta-alanine ligase — protein MESFHRAADLRARLDHALAGGCRIGFVPTMGALHAGHLRLIERAAQENSFTVVSIYVNPTQFNNPSDLRTYPRQPEKDLALLRSVGCDAVWFPSDDEMYPEGVSSGNFDLGVLDKVIEGHHRPGHFQGVATVVDALFRTVRPHAAYFGEKDFQQVAVIRRMVEVTGHDVEIIACPTVRESDGLALSSRNLRLSPDERPKATMLSKALFYLRDQGIHESLPNALLEARDIIAQEPEIDLEYLEVVNPVTFERLIEWPAQTEVRACISAHLGDVRLIDNVGIIA, from the coding sequence ATGGAATCATTCCACCGTGCTGCAGATCTTCGGGCCCGATTGGATCACGCCCTCGCGGGCGGATGTAGGATCGGGTTTGTCCCAACCATGGGTGCGTTACACGCTGGTCACCTCCGGTTAATTGAACGAGCCGCACAGGAGAATTCATTTACTGTGGTTTCGATCTACGTGAACCCCACTCAATTCAACAACCCCAGCGACCTCCGCACTTACCCGCGTCAACCCGAAAAAGACCTCGCATTGCTCCGCAGCGTCGGATGTGATGCCGTGTGGTTTCCGTCCGATGACGAAATGTACCCCGAAGGAGTGAGCTCAGGAAATTTCGATCTCGGAGTACTCGATAAAGTCATTGAAGGCCACCACCGACCAGGACATTTTCAAGGAGTGGCGACCGTTGTCGACGCCCTTTTTAGAACTGTCCGGCCACACGCCGCTTACTTCGGCGAAAAGGACTTTCAACAAGTAGCCGTGATTCGACGTATGGTAGAGGTAACCGGACACGATGTGGAGATCATCGCTTGCCCGACCGTTCGCGAATCGGACGGACTCGCACTTAGTTCGCGAAATCTGCGCCTATCTCCGGACGAACGCCCCAAAGCCACCATGCTCTCGAAAGCCCTCTTCTATTTGCGCGATCAAGGCATTCACGAATCCCTCCCGAACGCTTTACTCGAAGCCAGGGACATCATCGCTCAAGAACCCGAAATCGACCTCGAGTATCTTGAGGTCGTGAACCCGGTGACCTTTGAACGGTTAATAGAATGGCCCGCCCAAACAGAAGTACGCGCCTGTATTTCAGCACATTTGGGTGATGTTCGCCTAATTGATAATGTTGGCATTATTGCGTAA
- a CDS encoding glycogen/starch synthase — protein sequence MEKKRILYVSQEITPYLPDSPISKLSQDLPTLMNDAGHEVRIFMPRFGCINERRHQLHEVIRLSGMNLIVNDMDQPLIIKVASIPTSRIQVYFIDNEEYFKRKATLTDDKGELFADNDERSLFFCRGVLEIVKKLGWKPDVIHAHGWMTSMLPVYLKKNYSDDPIFEDSKLVYTLYDNDFKGSLSEDMAKKIKLNEGEKCVESIATPDFVNLNKLAIDHSDAVTMGTEEVNADLKAHAESKGLPMLDFVNDEERSAAYEGFYQEISVEETVA from the coding sequence ATGGAAAAGAAGAGAATCCTCTACGTTTCGCAAGAAATAACCCCCTACCTACCCGATTCACCAATTTCTAAACTCTCTCAAGACCTACCAACCTTAATGAACGATGCCGGCCACGAAGTGCGCATTTTTATGCCGCGTTTTGGTTGCATCAACGAGCGTCGCCATCAATTGCACGAAGTTATTCGCCTTTCGGGGATGAATTTGATCGTGAATGACATGGATCAGCCCTTGATCATCAAGGTAGCGAGCATTCCGACCTCGCGCATTCAGGTGTACTTCATCGACAATGAAGAGTACTTCAAGCGCAAGGCGACATTGACCGATGATAAGGGAGAGCTTTTTGCCGACAACGACGAGCGCAGCTTGTTCTTCTGCCGCGGCGTATTGGAGATCGTGAAAAAGCTGGGTTGGAAGCCCGACGTTATTCACGCCCATGGCTGGATGACGTCCATGTTGCCGGTTTATCTGAAGAAAAATTACTCGGACGACCCCATTTTTGAGGACAGCAAGTTGGTGTACACCTTGTACGACAACGACTTCAAAGGGTCTTTGAGCGAAGATATGGCCAAAAAGATCAAGTTGAACGAAGGAGAGAAGTGCGTTGAGTCCATTGCTACGCCGGACTTCGTGAACTTGAACAAGCTCGCTATCGACCACAGCGATGCGGTGACGATGGGAACTGAAGAAGTAAATGCCGATCTCAAGGCGCATGCCGAGAGTAAAGGTTTGCCGATGCTCGACTTCGTAAACGACGAAGAGCGTTCAGCGGCCTACGAAGGTTTCTACCAAGAGATCTCCGTAGAAGAAACCGTGGCCTAA